CTGGACCGAGCAGGTCTCGGTCAGGGGCTCGCACAGCGCCTTGAGGTTGGCGACGACGGCGCTCGAGCCGTCGGCCTCCCGGAAGTAGGGGTGGGTCGGGTCGACGCCGGAGTCGATCACCGCGACGCTGACGCCCCTGCCGGTCAGGGCGGTGCCGTCGGCGCCGGTCAGCGTGGTGGCCGCCTCGGCGCCGCGGGTGGCGGTGTTGGAGGTCTCCTGGAAGAACTCGATCGGCTGTGCCCCGCCCTCGACGTACGTCACGCCGGGTGCGCTGCGCACGGCCTGGACCTGGCTCTTGGTCGCATTGGCGATGACCACGCCGATCGACGCGAACTCGCCCTTCTTCGCCATGCCCGCGGCCACGACGGCGTCGCGTGCCGCGGTGAGCGAGGTGCCGTGCACCATCACGGTCGTCCGGCCGGACAGGGTCGTCAGCTGGCGGGCGAGGAAGTCGGACACGTTGGCCGGGGTCGTCGTCGCGCCGGCCGGGTCGGCTGCCGAGGCGGTGCCGCCGACGGCGAAGGTCGCCGAGGCGGCGAGGACGCTCGCCGCGCAGGCGAGGAGGGGCTTGTGACGCACGGGGTCCTCCCGAGGTTGGAGTGTGGTTGCTCCGACAACGAGGCACCGTGGCCCGGGTCACGGCGTACGGCCGCACGGGTTTGGCGCACCGACGACAATGGGCCCATGACCGAGCTCCCCCGCAAGGCCGCCGCGCGCACCGCCCGGCTCGCAGCCCTCCCACTGGGCTACGCCGGACGACAGGCCATGGGCTTCGGCAAGCGGCTGGGCGGCAGGTCCGCGGAGTCGGTGCTCACCGAGGTGCAGCAGCGCACGGCCGAGCAGCTCTTCCGCACGCTGGGCGAGCTCAAGGGCGGGGCGATGAAGTTCGGCCAGGCGCTGAGCGTCCTCGAGGCCGCGCTGCCGGAGGACGTCGCTGCCCCCTACCGCGAGCACCTCACTGCGCTGCAGGACTCCGCCCCGCCGATGCCGACCGCGACCGTGCGCCAGCAGCTCGCCACCCACCTCGGCGCCGACTGGGCCGAGCGCCTCGTGTGGCTCGACGGCGCGCCCACGGCCGCCGCTTCCATCGGCCAGGTCCACCGCGGCCGGTGGCTCGACCACACGACGGGCGAGGAGCGCGAGGTCGCGGTCAAGGTGCAGTACCCCGGCGCCGGCGAGGCGTTGATGAGCGACCTGCGCCAGATCTCGAGGCTGGCCCGCGGGGTCGCCCCCGTCTTCCCCGGGCTCGACATCAAGCCGCTCGTGGCCGAGCTGCAGGCGCGCGCGGCCGACGAGCTCGACTACCACCTCGAGGCGGAGGCGCAGTCGGCGTACGCCGAGGCGTTCGAGGGGCACCCGGACATCTCCGTCCCGCCGGTGGTCGCCGTCGGTGGCGAGGTGCTGGTGACCGAGTGGATGGACTCCGCCCACTCGCTCGCCCACGTCATCCGGGAGGGGACGCAGGAGGAGCGCGACCACTACGGCGAGCTGTTCGTGCGGTTCCTCTTCGAGGGCCCCCGGCTCACCGGGATGCTCCACGCTGACCCGCACCCCGGCAACTTCCGGATCCTGCCCGGTCCCGACGGCGGCCTCGGGCGGCTGGGCGTGCTCGACTTCGGCGCCGTGGCCCGCCTCGAGGACGGCGGCATGCCACCGGCCACAGGTCGGCTCATGCGGATCGCGCTCGACGCCGACGAGGAGTCGCTCGTGGCCGGGCTGCGCGCCGAGGGCTTCATCAAGGACCGCATCGAGGTCGACGCACGCCAGGTGATGGACTACCTCGCGCCCTTCGTCGAACCGGCCGCGCAGGAGCGCTTCACCTTCACGAGGGAGTGGATGCGCGAGCAGTTCGAGCGGGTCAACGACCCCCGCTCGGAGGAGTTCACGCTCGCGATGAAGCTCAACCTCCCCACGTCCTACCTCCTCATCCACCGGACCTGGATCGGCGCCATCGGACTGCTCAGCCAGCTGGGGGCGACCGCGCCCTTCCGCGAGATCCTCGAGGAGTCGCTGCCGGGGTTCGGGACCGACTGACCCCGGTAGTCCACCGGGAAGTGGTCGTCCCGAGGCTCGGCCGACGACCACTCCCGGTGGACTACTCGCCGTCGGGCGGCGGGGTCCCGCTGTCGGGTTCCCCGGCTACCCGGGGAACCCGACCGCTGTGCGGTCACCGTGGTGCGGGAGGCGCACCACGGTGACCGCGCAGTGCCCGACGCCGGGCCCCGACGATGGCACGATGGCGCCATGGACACAGCCACCCCGGCCGAGCAGGCCCTGGCCCGCTGGCACGCCGTCGTCGAGACCCGCGACCCGGCCGGCCTGCCGGGCCTGATCGCCGAGGACGCGGTCTTCCGCAGCCCGGCGGTCCACACCCCGCAGGTCGGGCGCGACACCGTCGTCGGCTACCTCACCGCCGCCTTCACCGTCCTCGGCCCGGAGCTGACCTACGAGCGCGAGTGGCTGGGCGAGGACTCGGCGGTGCTGCAGTTCCGCACCGAGGTCGGCGGCCTCGACGTCTCCGGCATCGACATGATCA
This sequence is a window from Nocardioides sp. S5. Protein-coding genes within it:
- a CDS encoding AarF/ABC1/UbiB kinase family protein, with amino-acid sequence MTELPRKAAARTARLAALPLGYAGRQAMGFGKRLGGRSAESVLTEVQQRTAEQLFRTLGELKGGAMKFGQALSVLEAALPEDVAAPYREHLTALQDSAPPMPTATVRQQLATHLGADWAERLVWLDGAPTAAASIGQVHRGRWLDHTTGEEREVAVKVQYPGAGEALMSDLRQISRLARGVAPVFPGLDIKPLVAELQARAADELDYHLEAEAQSAYAEAFEGHPDISVPPVVAVGGEVLVTEWMDSAHSLAHVIREGTQEERDHYGELFVRFLFEGPRLTGMLHADPHPGNFRILPGPDGGLGRLGVLDFGAVARLEDGGMPPATGRLMRIALDADEESLVAGLRAEGFIKDRIEVDARQVMDYLAPFVEPAAQERFTFTREWMREQFERVNDPRSEEFTLAMKLNLPTSYLLIHRTWIGAIGLLSQLGATAPFREILEESLPGFGTD
- a CDS encoding nuclear transport factor 2 family protein; amino-acid sequence: MDTATPAEQALARWHAVVETRDPAGLPGLIAEDAVFRSPAVHTPQVGRDTVVGYLTAAFTVLGPELTYEREWLGEDSAVLQFRTEVGGLDVSGIDMITWDADGQIVDFTVMVRPAKALQAVIEHMGAELLRMLEAAGR